Proteins from a single region of Flavobacterium sp. YJ01:
- the pckA gene encoding phosphoenolpyruvate carboxykinase (ATP), with product MDTNTVFAQSISLKDLGIENAKVRYQLSADELHAITLQSGQGVENSTGALAINTGEFTGRSPQDRFIVKDEVTKDEVWWGNVNIPFEPQAFDKLYNKVTAFLSDKEVFVRDSYVCSDANYRLNVRVVTETAWSNLFCYNMFLRPEESELANFSPEWTVVCAPSFMADPAVDGTRQSNFAILNFTRKIALIGGTGYTGEMKKGIFSALNFILPVFKNTLPMHCSANVGEDGDTAIFFGLSGTGKTTLSADPERKLIGDDEHGWTNENTVFNFEGGCYAKVINLTEENEPDIFRAIKKGALLENVVFKAGTNEVDYDDVSITQNTRVSYPITHIDNVQPGLVGHNPKNIFFLTADSFGILPPISKLTPGQAAYHFISGYTAKVAGTEAGVTEPQPNFSACFGAPFMPLHPTRYAEMLSKKMKDAGVKVWLINTGWTGGPYGTGSRMKLKYTRAMITAALKGELDNVEYVNHSVFGIAKPQSCPNVPEEILNPRNTWEDKDLYDKKALELAGKFKANFAKFEEFANAEILAGAPITE from the coding sequence ATGGACACTAACACAGTTTTCGCGCAATCGATTTCGTTAAAAGACTTAGGAATTGAAAATGCAAAAGTTCGTTATCAACTATCAGCAGATGAATTACATGCTATTACGTTGCAATCAGGACAAGGTGTTGAGAATTCTACCGGAGCGTTAGCAATTAATACAGGTGAATTTACAGGTCGTTCTCCACAGGATCGTTTTATCGTAAAAGACGAAGTAACCAAAGACGAAGTTTGGTGGGGAAATGTAAATATCCCGTTTGAACCTCAAGCTTTTGATAAGCTTTATAACAAGGTAACAGCATTTTTATCAGACAAAGAAGTTTTTGTTCGTGATTCTTATGTATGTTCTGATGCAAATTATAGATTAAATGTACGTGTTGTAACAGAAACAGCTTGGTCAAATTTGTTTTGCTACAATATGTTTTTACGTCCAGAAGAATCTGAATTGGCTAATTTTTCTCCAGAATGGACAGTAGTTTGTGCTCCAAGTTTTATGGCAGATCCTGCAGTAGATGGAACGCGTCAGTCTAATTTTGCTATTTTAAATTTTACTAGAAAAATCGCTTTAATTGGCGGAACTGGTTATACAGGAGAAATGAAAAAAGGAATTTTTTCTGCATTGAACTTTATTCTTCCAGTTTTTAAAAATACGCTTCCAATGCACTGTAGTGCAAATGTTGGAGAAGACGGAGATACAGCCATTTTCTTTGGTTTATCTGGAACAGGAAAAACAACTTTATCAGCAGATCCAGAACGTAAATTAATCGGAGACGATGAACACGGATGGACAAACGAAAATACGGTTTTCAATTTCGAAGGTGGATGTTACGCGAAAGTAATTAACTTAACTGAAGAAAATGAACCAGACATTTTTAGAGCAATCAAAAAAGGAGCGCTTTTAGAAAATGTGGTTTTTAAAGCTGGAACAAACGAAGTAGATTACGATGATGTTTCAATTACTCAAAATACTCGTGTAAGTTACCCAATAACACATATTGATAATGTACAGCCAGGTTTGGTTGGACATAATCCTAAAAATATATTTTTCTTAACGGCTGATTCTTTCGGAATTCTGCCTCCAATTTCAAAATTGACACCAGGTCAGGCGGCGTATCACTTTATTTCTGGATATACAGCAAAAGTGGCTGGAACAGAAGCAGGTGTAACAGAACCGCAACCTAATTTCTCTGCTTGTTTTGGAGCGCCATTTATGCCTTTGCACCCAACGCGTTATGCTGAAATGTTAAGCAAAAAAATGAAAGATGCGGGTGTAAAAGTTTGGTTAATCAACACAGGATGGACTGGCGGACCTTACGGAACAGGAAGCCGTATGAAATTGAAATATACTCGTGCAATGATTACCGCAGCCTTAAAAGGCGAATTGGATAATGTAGAATACGTTAACCATTCTGTTTTTGGAATTGCAAAACCACAATCTTGCCCGAATGTTCCAGAGGAAATTTTAAATCCTAGAAATACTTGGGAAGACAAAGATTTATACGATAAAAAAGCGTTAGAATTGGCTGGAAAATTCAAAGCTAATTTTGCGAAATTTGAAGAGTTTGCAAATGCTGAAATCTTAGCAGGAGCACCGATTACAGAATAA
- a CDS encoding DUF423 domain-containing protein gives MKRKLVLTGAFIGMLAIILGAFGAHLLKKYLSVDQLNTFEVGVRYQMYHALFLLFLATQKDLAEKTLKTIYNFIVAGVVLFSGSIYLVATKDYTLFYSKIIVFATPIGGFLLIIGWALLFFTILKRKS, from the coding sequence ATGAAAAGAAAACTTGTTCTTACTGGAGCTTTTATAGGTATGTTAGCAATTATTTTGGGTGCTTTTGGTGCTCATTTATTAAAGAAATATCTTTCGGTTGATCAATTAAATACTTTTGAAGTTGGTGTTCGTTACCAAATGTATCACGCTCTTTTTCTGCTTTTTTTAGCTACGCAAAAAGACCTTGCAGAAAAAACACTAAAAACGATCTATAATTTTATAGTTGCTGGTGTTGTTCTATTTAGCGGTTCAATCTATTTAGTTGCCACAAAAGACTATACTTTGTTTTATTCTAAAATTATCGTATTCGCAACTCCAATCGGTGGTTTTCTATTAATTATAGGTTGGGCGCTATTATTCTTTACGATTTTGAAGCGAAAATCATAA
- a CDS encoding saccharopine dehydrogenase family protein — translation MRNVLIIGAGRSASSLIRYLLSKSTEQQLHLTVADLSLPLAKAKTQEHPNATPLALDIFNSVERKKAIANASIVISMLPAHLHIEIAKDCLEFKKHLVTASYISDPMQALNEEAIKNNLIFMNEIGLDPGIDHISAMKVIDEIRAKGGKMLLFESFCGGLVAPESDNNLWNYKFTWAPRNVVLAGQGGAAKFIQEGTYKYIPYSALFRRTEFLEVEGYGKFEAYSNRDSLKYRSIYGLDDILTLYRGTIRRVGYSRAWNMFVQLGMTDDSYIIEGSEDMSYRQFINSFLPYHPTDSVEIKTRLILKIDQDDIMWDKLLELDLFNPNKKVNLPHATPAQILEKILTDSWALEPDDKDMIVMYHKFGYELNGEKKQIDSKMVCIGDDQIYTAMAKTVGLPVAIATLLILNGKITTPGVQLPIKKEVYEPILKELEEYGVIFNEQKVPYFGYNPDLF, via the coding sequence ATGAGAAACGTTTTAATAATTGGAGCAGGAAGATCTGCATCGTCTTTGATTCGGTATTTATTATCTAAATCTACTGAACAGCAACTGCATTTAACTGTAGCCGATCTTTCTTTGCCTTTAGCGAAAGCCAAAACGCAAGAACATCCTAATGCCACTCCCCTTGCTTTAGATATTTTTAATTCTGTAGAAAGAAAAAAAGCGATTGCAAATGCTTCAATCGTAATTTCGATGCTTCCGGCGCATCTTCATATCGAAATTGCAAAAGATTGTCTAGAATTCAAAAAACATTTGGTTACGGCTTCCTATATAAGTGATCCGATGCAGGCTTTAAACGAAGAAGCAATAAAGAACAATTTGATTTTTATGAACGAAATTGGTCTTGATCCCGGAATCGATCATATAAGCGCCATGAAAGTTATTGACGAAATTCGCGCAAAAGGAGGTAAAATGCTTTTGTTTGAATCTTTTTGTGGCGGACTTGTAGCCCCAGAATCTGACAATAATCTTTGGAATTATAAATTTACTTGGGCGCCTCGAAATGTTGTTTTGGCGGGACAAGGTGGCGCGGCAAAATTTATTCAAGAAGGAACTTATAAATATATTCCGTACAGCGCTTTATTTCGCAGAACAGAATTTCTGGAAGTTGAAGGTTACGGAAAATTTGAAGCGTATTCAAACCGTGATTCGCTCAAATACAGATCTATTTATGGTTTGGATGATATTCTGACTTTATATAGAGGAACAATCAGAAGAGTTGGTTATTCTCGGGCTTGGAATATGTTTGTGCAACTCGGAATGACCGATGACAGCTATATTATAGAAGGTTCCGAAGATATGAGTTATCGCCAGTTTATCAATTCTTTTCTGCCTTATCATCCGACAGATTCTGTGGAAATTAAAACACGTTTGATTTTAAAAATCGATCAAGACGATATTATGTGGGATAAACTTTTAGAACTAGATTTATTCAATCCGAACAAAAAAGTAAATCTTCCGCATGCAACACCAGCGCAGATTTTAGAAAAAATCTTAACCGATAGCTGGGCTTTAGAACCAGACGATAAAGATATGATTGTGATGTATCACAAATTTGGTTACGAATTGAATGGAGAAAAAAAACAAATCGATTCGAAAATGGTTTGCATTGGCGACGATCAAATCTATACCGCAATGGCAAAAACTGTCGGACTTCCCGTTGCAATTGCTACTTTATTGATTTTAAACGGAAAAATCACAACTCCAGGCGTTCAGCTTCCGATTAAAAAAGAAGTTTATGAACCTATTTTGAAAGAATTAGAAGAATACGGCGTCATTTTTAACGAACAAAAAGTACCGTATTTTGGATATAATCCAGACTTATTTTAG
- a CDS encoding energy transducer TonB, with amino-acid sequence MAAKLVLLRKWKEVVFILMFCVFCTDNWAQGVHNKAEFKESDIYATFDEVEEKPEFPGGQSEFYKFIGRTFKVSAEAKKNKVIGKAFVQFVIEKDGSLSSFKVVKDLGFGLGDEAIRVLKLSPKWIAGAVDGKAVRVKYDLPITIN; translated from the coding sequence ATGGCAGCAAAACTGGTTTTATTAAGAAAGTGGAAAGAGGTTGTATTCATTTTAATGTTTTGTGTTTTTTGTACCGACAACTGGGCGCAAGGAGTTCATAACAAAGCTGAGTTTAAAGAAAGCGATATTTATGCAACGTTTGATGAAGTGGAAGAAAAACCCGAATTTCCTGGCGGACAATCTGAGTTTTATAAATTTATTGGAAGAACGTTTAAAGTTTCTGCAGAAGCAAAGAAAAATAAAGTAATAGGAAAAGCATTTGTGCAATTTGTAATTGAAAAAGACGGAAGCTTATCCAGCTTTAAGGTTGTTAAAGATTTGGGTTTTGGCCTTGGAGACGAAGCGATTCGGGTTTTGAAGCTTTCTCCAAAATGGATTGCAGGCGCTGTAGATGGAAAAGCTGTTCGTGTAAAATATGATTTGCCTATCACTATAAATTAA
- a CDS encoding M56 family metallopeptidase — MITYLLKSGFLLIVFFAVYKILLENEKMFRFNRAYLLASIVFSLTIPLQLFSIDSSFSRKITTIQLDGMMILADRSVLNKINYGEIFIYFLSVVYVVIATILIVRFIRNVFSFYIRMKKNKVEIIKGQKVVLTQEHVLPHSFWNAIFINQEDFKNGKIPSELIAHEKAHLEQKHTLDVLFVKVIQIAFWFNPMFKLYEKAIKLNHEFLADEAVNKQFGEVRNYQNLLLDFASHKNTVSLASNINYLITKKRLLMMTKEVSPIKMILKVVFTTVVFVMLLFVFSTETIAQSSINSKNQKVHKVIYDTTSVKEPQFPGGIEKFYKFIGQNFKIPAEFDKLKIDGKIFMEFMIEKDGSLSEFKVVKDLGYGLGDEAIRVLKLSPKWIPASENGEAVRVMYTLPITIQSEK; from the coding sequence ATGATAACGTATCTTTTAAAATCAGGTTTCCTTCTTATTGTGTTTTTTGCAGTGTACAAAATACTGTTGGAGAACGAAAAAATGTTTCGTTTTAATCGTGCTTATTTGCTCGCAAGCATTGTTTTTAGTTTGACAATTCCGTTGCAACTTTTTTCGATTGATTCCTCTTTTTCAAGAAAAATCACGACTATTCAATTGGATGGAATGATGATTTTGGCTGATAGATCAGTATTAAACAAAATAAATTACGGCGAGATTTTTATATACTTTTTGAGTGTTGTTTATGTTGTAATTGCGACGATTTTAATTGTTCGTTTTATACGAAATGTATTTTCTTTTTATATCAGAATGAAAAAGAATAAAGTTGAAATCATTAAAGGACAAAAAGTTGTTTTGACACAAGAACATGTTTTGCCACATTCGTTTTGGAATGCGATTTTTATCAATCAAGAAGATTTTAAAAACGGTAAAATTCCATCAGAATTAATAGCGCACGAAAAAGCGCATTTAGAGCAAAAACATACTTTGGATGTTCTATTTGTTAAAGTTATTCAAATCGCGTTTTGGTTTAATCCGATGTTTAAGCTTTATGAAAAAGCGATTAAACTCAATCACGAATTTTTAGCAGATGAAGCAGTAAATAAGCAATTTGGAGAAGTTCGAAATTATCAAAATCTTCTGTTGGATTTTGCCTCTCATAAAAATACAGTTTCTCTTGCAAGTAATATTAATTATTTAATTACTAAAAAACGTTTACTTATGATGACTAAAGAAGTTTCTCCAATAAAAATGATTTTGAAAGTTGTATTTACAACAGTTGTTTTTGTTATGTTGCTGTTTGTTTTTAGTACAGAAACAATTGCGCAATCAAGTATAAATTCAAAAAATCAAAAAGTTCATAAAGTCATTTACGATACAACAAGCGTAAAAGAACCGCAATTTCCAGGTGGAATAGAAAAATTCTACAAGTTCATTGGTCAGAATTTTAAAATTCCTGCAGAATTTGATAAGCTAAAGATAGATGGAAAAATTTTTATGGAGTTTATGATTGAGAAAGATGGAAGTTTATCTGAGTTTAAAGTGGTAAAAGATTTAGGATATGGTTTAGGCGATGAAGCAATTCGAGTATTAAAACTTTCTCCAAAATGGATTCCTGCTTCTGAAAATGGAGAAGCTGTTCGTGTAATGTATACTCTACCAATTACAATTCAATCAGAAAAATAA
- a CDS encoding BlaI/MecI/CopY family transcriptional regulator encodes MQLSNSEEQLMEYLWKLEKAFMKDLLEAYPEPKPATTTVATLLKRMIGKNFVAYNEFGNSREYYPLVKKTDYFSKHVKGLISSFFNNSASQFASFFTTETNLSAAELEDLKKIIDSEIQKKKK; translated from the coding sequence ATGCAATTATCAAACTCAGAAGAACAATTAATGGAATATTTATGGAAGCTTGAAAAGGCTTTTATGAAAGATTTGCTAGAAGCATATCCAGAACCTAAACCTGCAACGACGACGGTCGCGACTTTATTGAAACGAATGATCGGAAAGAATTTTGTAGCGTACAACGAATTCGGAAATTCGAGAGAATATTATCCTTTGGTAAAAAAAACAGATTATTTCTCCAAACATGTAAAAGGACTGATTAGTAGTTTCTTTAATAATTCGGCTTCACAATTTGCTTCTTTTTTTACAACCGAAACTAATTTATCGGCCGCAGAATTGGAAGATCTTAAGAAAATAATTGATTCAGAAATTCAAAAAAAGAAAAAATGA
- a CDS encoding glycosyltransferase family 61 protein has translation MFREGEILDYLAVKSWQIAPGNTTISPKAFFLEGQLERITGTAYTDDPFKAMHGGFEVEHQETRAYKLKDIWMINGFIYKGLHNFRLHPTFQLSNKMNYFPKVLMNTEIDHAALYSTSEGNQYFGLWLTDDCANYALAAAEGTPVTSNIIPYSHMAEYESFLEMNPFRTNSAYLKNAIFFDDNWGNNESKHLRFAANRTKLLARFPANSHPGVFILRRNSGISRVMLNEIEIAEKLREKYGFKIVDVTQNTASEILLACSGAKVLIGIEGSHLFHGLMMLESGSSVLVLQPPTRFSAVIKNTTDMENINYSFVVGIQKEENFYIDLDEVERTLELLPF, from the coding sequence ATGTTTCGCGAGGGAGAAATTTTAGATTACCTCGCTGTAAAATCATGGCAGATTGCTCCCGGAAATACTACTATTTCGCCAAAAGCTTTTTTTCTAGAAGGACAATTAGAGCGTATTACAGGTACAGCATACACCGATGATCCGTTTAAGGCTATGCACGGAGGTTTTGAAGTTGAACATCAAGAAACGCGAGCGTACAAGCTTAAAGATATCTGGATGATTAATGGTTTTATTTATAAAGGACTTCATAATTTTAGGCTTCATCCGACTTTTCAGCTTTCTAATAAAATGAATTATTTTCCGAAGGTTTTAATGAATACGGAAATTGATCATGCAGCACTTTACAGTACTTCTGAAGGCAATCAATATTTTGGGCTTTGGCTTACAGATGATTGCGCTAATTATGCTTTGGCTGCTGCCGAAGGAACACCTGTAACTTCCAATATTATTCCGTATTCTCACATGGCGGAATACGAATCGTTCTTAGAAATGAATCCGTTTCGAACGAATTCGGCATATCTTAAAAATGCGATTTTCTTCGATGATAATTGGGGAAATAATGAAAGCAAACATCTCAGATTTGCGGCAAACAGAACAAAACTATTAGCACGATTTCCAGCAAATTCTCATCCTGGCGTTTTTATTTTAAGACGAAACTCTGGAATATCGCGCGTTATGTTAAACGAAATCGAAATTGCAGAAAAACTCCGCGAAAAATACGGTTTTAAAATCGTAGACGTAACTCAAAATACTGCATCAGAAATACTGTTGGCTTGTTCGGGCGCCAAAGTTCTCATTGGCATAGAAGGAAGCCATTTGTTTCATGGTTTAATGATGCTGGAATCTGGTTCTTCTGTTTTGGTTCTGCAACCGCCAACTCGTTTTAGTGCGGTTATTAAAAATACAACAGACATGGAAAATATCAATTATAGTTTTGTTGTTGGAATTCAGAAAGAAGAAAATTTCTATATCGATTTGGATGAAGTGGAGAGAACTTTAGAGCTGCTTCCGTTTTAA